GTAGATCAAAGTATTCCATTTATAGGTGCTTTTTCAACACCTAACACTTTCCTGGTGAAAGCATCATCTGTTCTGAACCGATATATTATCACAGAATCATCTTTTTTGTTTATAATATCAAGTAAGCCTGTTTTTATTTCTTCAAGTTCGCTTTTGGTGACTTCTCCTTCAAAAACAGAATTTTGAATCCAGTAAAGGTGTTTTCGGAGGAATCCCTTGACTTTATTCACGCGCTCCACCTTAATATCATATACAATTATCACATACATTAGATCACACCACCCTAACTGTTACCACCACATCACAAAAGGCTTATACTCTTTAGACCCCAGAAGATGTTTTATCAGTTTATACGATTCTAATCTTATAAGCCGCTTGTAAGAAACTTTTCTGTTAAGTTCTCGGTGTTTAATGGTCTTTTTAAGCCGTTCATCATATTCTTTAATGAAAATTTTCCTTCCACGATCATTTAAAAGGCAGTAATTCAGATCTTTTTCAAAATCATCTTCACTGAGCATCCGCTTGTTTACAAGGTAAAAAATTAACCTGTCAACAAGAATCGGCTTGAAAATCTCACTTAAATC
This window of the Methanobacterium veterum genome carries:
- the cas2 gene encoding CRISPR-associated endonuclease Cas2, yielding MYVIIVYDIKVERVNKVKGFLRKHLYWIQNSVFEGEVTKSELEEIKTGLLDIINKKDDSVIIYRFRTDDAFTRKVLGVEKAPINGIL